The Cetobacterium sp. 8H DNA window AGTTTCTCTCGAAGTTTTAAAATATATTCATACCAATAAAACGGGGAAATTAATAAAGTTGCCTGTTGAAGTAGGGGCGATTCTTTGTGATGCTACTGAAAAAGAGTATCAAGCTTTATCAAGGTATTCAGAGCTTATAGGCCTAGCATTTCAAATAAAAGATGATATCCTAGATATTGAAGGTGATTTTGAAAAAATTGGTAAACCAGTTGGAAGTGATTTAGAGCTTCAAAAAACAACATATCCAAGTATTTTTGGAATTGAAAAAAGTAAATTAATATTAGAAGAAACAATATTAGAAGCTAAAAAAAGTTTAGAAGTATTTTCTGCTGAAAAAGTTGAAGTATTCATAAAATTAGCTGAATACATTGGAAATAGAGAGAGTTAAAAGGGAGTCTTCAGAGACTCCCTTTTTTTATTTTTTATTCATATTTTCTAGTTCAATTTTACGAGTATTTTCTCCATTTAAAATATAGATTAAATCACTTGCTAAATGGATAATATGATCTGATAATCTTTCAAACTTTTTATCTAAGAGGATTAGAACAGAGCCACCTAAAACATTATCTGGTGTTTCTTTCATCTTAGCAAGAAAGTATTCGGTATTACTATAAACTAAACCATCTATTTCTTCATCAAGATAAAGAATATCATATAGAAGATTTACATCCTCGTTTAAAAATGCATTCATATACATTTCAAAAAGAGTTTTTATTTTTTTTGCTACAGGGAAAATTCGTTCATTCATAGCATAAGCTAAAGTTGGGGCTTTAGTCTCAATATCTTTAATAAGAGAAAGATTAGCTTTTAAAAGATCTCCCATTCTTTCTAAAACTCTCACACTGTTGATTAGCATAACAAGTTTTCTTAAATTTTTAGCAGCTGGTTGAAAACGAGCCATAGTTACGATAGAATCCTCTTTTAATTTAACCTCAAAAGCATTTATAAAATCTTCGATCATTTTAGCTTCCCCATAAAGAGTAGAGTTAAATTTAGAGTTTTTTAGCATTTCTAAATTTACGTCAAAATTTCTATTGACGTATTTTAGTGTTTCTAAATAATGTTCATCTAAACTTTTTAAAGATTCATTTAAAGTTCTCATAATTTCTCCTTTTTATCCAAATTTTCCAGTTATATAATCTTCGGTTTTTTTTACTCTAGGTGTCGTAAATATCTTTGAAGTCTCATCGAATTCTTCTAATACACCTTGATAGAAAAAGCCAGTATAATCAGATATTCTTGAAGCTTGCTGCATGTTGTGAGTAACAATAACAATACTATAATTTTTAGCTAATTCAACAATAAGTTCTTCTATTTTTGAAGTCGATATAGGATCTAGAGCTGAAGTTGGCTCATCCATAAGTAAAATTTCAGGATTTACTGAGATAGCACGTGCGATACAAAGTCTCTGTTGCTGTCCCCCAGAAAGACCAAGAGCAGATTGATGTAACTTATCTTTTACTTCATCCCAAAGAGCAACTGCTTTTAAAGAAGATTCAACTATTTGATCTAATTTTTCTTTGTTTTTTTCTCCATGTAATTTAGGTGCATAAACTAAGTTTTCATAGATTGATTTTGGGAAAGGATTTGGTTTTTGGAAAACCATTCCTACTTTTTTTCTAAGTTCAACAATATCAAATTTACTGTCAAAAATATTTTGGTCATCTAAAAGAATTTCACCTTCATATTTAACTCCACTAATTAAATCATTCATTCTGTTTAAAGATCTTAAGAACGTAGATTTCCCACATCCAGAAGGACCAATAAGTGC harbors:
- the pstB gene encoding phosphate ABC transporter ATP-binding protein PstB; the encoded protein is MKQDVRIAVRDFDFYYGDYKALKSINMDIMKNKVTALIGPSGCGKSTFLRSLNRMNDLISGVKYEGEILLDDQNIFDSKFDIVELRKKVGMVFQKPNPFPKSIYENLVYAPKLHGEKNKEKLDQIVESSLKAVALWDEVKDKLHQSALGLSGGQQQRLCIARAISVNPEILLMDEPTSALDPISTSKIEELIVELAKNYSIVIVTHNMQQASRISDYTGFFYQGVLEEFDETSKIFTTPRVKKTEDYITGKFG
- a CDS encoding PhoU domain-containing protein — encoded protein: MRTLNESLKSLDEHYLETLKYVNRNFDVNLEMLKNSKFNSTLYGEAKMIEDFINAFEVKLKEDSIVTMARFQPAAKNLRKLVMLINSVRVLERMGDLLKANLSLIKDIETKAPTLAYAMNERIFPVAKKIKTLFEMYMNAFLNEDVNLLYDILYLDEEIDGLVYSNTEYFLAKMKETPDNVLGGSVLILLDKKFERLSDHIIHLASDLIYILNGENTRKIELENMNKK